One Tolypothrix bouteillei VB521301 DNA window includes the following coding sequences:
- a CDS encoding Nif11-like leader peptide family natural product precursor — protein MSQETVVQFFDAAFQDQIIQGQLNYAFAAIAPEALIQIAGENGYSFTAGELQAVLEQQAELSDEQLNSVAGGRAAYFVREGGPIFAQKQSYDSPMRDELGDEEVDFATNSNTSAVEAFRSLTD, from the coding sequence ATGTCACAAGAAACAGTCGTTCAATTTTTTGATGCTGCATTTCAGGATCAAATCATACAGGGACAATTGAATTATGCTTTTGCTGCGATCGCACCAGAAGCCCTGATCCAAATTGCTGGCGAGAATGGTTATAGTTTTACAGCTGGAGAATTACAAGCGGTTTTAGAACAACAGGCGGAATTGTCTGATGAACAGTTAAATTCCGTGGCTGGAGGTAGAGCGGCATATTTTGTCCGTGAAGGCGGTCCTATCTTTGCACAAAAGCAGTCCTACGATTCTCCGATGCGCGATGAATTAGGTGACGAAGAGGTTGATTTTGCCACGAATTCCAATACCTCTGCTGTGGAAGCCTTTCGCTCACTTACAGATTGA
- a CDS encoding radical SAM protein, with product MTSGEKRKVQFVIKSSKFCNLRCRYCYEYAELGNREAIAPEQLDRMYAHIASYYSRLDRPVEIQFIWHGGEPLLQHPDYYWRTFDRQQQIFGELADSVTNTVQTNLTVLNKHQIHLLREGFDGVGVSIDLFGGLRVNQTNVDSLDRVLANMDCLRSEKVRFGCITVLTQLNLPYLEEIYKFYNKIKIPFRVLPLFNGAFDGQHQGYEISPNEVLIAYCTLFDLWLESKKPVIVRPIIDYIKQVIQYYTPNTKPNFYNKREWESIYLVNINGDIYSYADAYNIDFCHGNVFATPMENIILSSGHQKAIAAAEKRMASACHSCKYFGSCSGYPVAEESVIHNQMDEVGHAHCTKEKGILQYIEKRLKETGIINPITRQVNINQDYISKHILGLDISV from the coding sequence ATGACATCTGGCGAGAAAAGAAAAGTTCAATTTGTCATTAAAAGTTCTAAGTTTTGCAATCTTCGCTGTCGTTACTGCTATGAATACGCGGAGTTAGGCAATCGTGAAGCGATCGCACCAGAGCAGTTAGATCGGATGTATGCTCATATTGCCAGTTATTACAGTCGCCTCGATCGCCCGGTAGAGATCCAGTTTATTTGGCATGGTGGTGAACCTCTTTTACAACATCCAGACTATTACTGGCGAACTTTTGACCGTCAGCAACAAATTTTTGGAGAACTGGCTGATTCCGTTACAAATACTGTTCAGACTAATTTGACTGTACTGAACAAACACCAGATTCATTTGTTGCGGGAAGGATTTGATGGTGTAGGAGTTTCTATAGATTTATTTGGGGGTCTGCGGGTTAATCAAACAAACGTAGATTCTTTAGACAGAGTTTTAGCAAATATGGATTGTTTGCGCTCTGAAAAAGTGCGTTTTGGATGTATCACGGTTTTAACTCAGTTGAATTTACCTTATTTGGAAGAAATTTATAAATTTTATAACAAAATAAAAATACCATTTCGAGTTTTACCACTCTTTAATGGAGCATTTGATGGACAACATCAAGGATATGAAATCAGCCCTAATGAGGTTTTAATCGCTTATTGTACCTTGTTCGATCTGTGGTTGGAAAGTAAAAAACCAGTCATTGTTAGACCAATTATTGATTATATTAAACAGGTAATTCAATACTATACTCCTAATACAAAACCAAATTTCTATAATAAAAGAGAATGGGAATCTATTTATTTGGTCAATATCAATGGTGACATCTATAGTTATGCAGATGCTTATAACATTGACTTTTGTCATGGCAATGTGTTTGCAACGCCTATGGAAAATATCATTCTTAGCTCAGGACATCAAAAAGCTATAGCAGCAGCAGAAAAACGCATGGCGTCTGCATGTCATTCATGTAAATATTTTGGCAGTTGTAGTGGTTATCCCGTTGCAGAAGAAAGTGTAATTCACAATCAAATGGATGAAGTAGGTCACGCCCACTGCACGAAAGAAAAAGGAATTTTGCAGTATATCGAGAAACGTTTAAAAGAAACTGGAATCATTAATCCAATAACACGCCAAGTCAATATCAATCAAGATTATATTTCTAAACATATCTTGGGTTTGGATATTTCCGTATGA